One genomic segment of Chitinispirillales bacterium ANBcel5 includes these proteins:
- a CDS encoding GNAT family N-acetyltransferase: MNSIIEIIYTNKNYVESYNKAIDCVARERKYLATVNGFPMEGSEWFITHMIKNKFPQYFLLSNQEVIGWCDITPKDIPEFSHVGTLGMGIIKNYRGKGYGKKLLLKTIEHAKNINHLEKIELTVFESNEIAIRLYQSLGFEIEGKRIKSRKIDNEYDNEIEMGIFLV, from the coding sequence ATGAATTCTATAATTGAAATAATATATACAAATAAAAATTATGTTGAAAGCTATAATAAGGCTATTGATTGTGTTGCAAGGGAAAGAAAATATTTAGCTACTGTAAATGGCTTTCCAATGGAAGGCTCAGAATGGTTTATAACTCATATGATAAAGAATAAATTTCCTCAATATTTTTTATTATCAAATCAAGAAGTAATTGGGTGGTGTGATATAACTCCAAAAGATATACCCGAATTTAGTCATGTTGGAACATTAGGTATGGGAATAATTAAAAATTATCGTGGAAAAGGATATGGCAAGAAATTGTTATTAAAAACAATAGAACATGCAAAAAACATTAATCATTTAGAAAAAATAGAGTTAACTGTATTTGAGTCCAATGAAATTGCAATTAGGTTATATCAATCCTTGGGATTCGAAATAGAAGGAAAAAGAATTAAATCAAGGAAAATAGATAATGAATATGATAATGAAATTGAAATGGGAATATTTTTAGTCTAA
- a CDS encoding HNH endonuclease: MEKCYLCHDTLTDTNKSEEHIIPNCIGGRLTSCDVLCEECNNKLGKTVDADFSKMFLPIASQLKIDKDRGDNPPVPGIMSLSNGKVIEVSYYDHKAIPSEPCHFYNDLDKTVTIYGHPKTIKNYENFVKKDMALRSKTEYEIENCDNIFGEMVFEFNLINDTFQIQLNKIATSFAIHNGVKARDIEHIDRENKTIKPNNCVPYYPLGTIAPIIEANRTLIDPYYPSHTLILFTYQLPNGAKELWCYIELFSTFQFYSRLNQCYKGEHIWKSYQQKLFSAKGLSVADVNCKPSDLHILCQQYNIECKGTIKDIQRAILNASNKQSYELSYCQTSNDLIDSIINGLALNETKDMARLLHAKMEYDAIASNGRPYNYLRISHFETVSSTLPDSSAHKCLEISTLKDPSINQYGKTKFAVLQEYIMKKHIEELKQG, from the coding sequence ATGGAAAAATGCTATTTATGTCATGATACTCTAACTGATACAAATAAAAGTGAAGAACACATAATTCCCAATTGCATTGGGGGTCGTTTAACATCTTGCGATGTTCTTTGTGAAGAATGCAATAATAAACTCGGCAAAACAGTTGATGCTGATTTCAGTAAAATGTTTCTTCCAATTGCATCCCAATTAAAAATTGATAAAGATCGCGGTGACAACCCGCCAGTTCCTGGCATAATGTCCCTAAGTAATGGTAAGGTAATAGAAGTCTCATATTATGATCATAAAGCGATTCCATCGGAACCATGTCATTTTTACAATGATTTAGATAAAACAGTAACAATATATGGTCACCCGAAAACTATTAAAAATTATGAAAATTTTGTAAAAAAGGATATGGCACTAAGGAGTAAAACTGAATACGAAATAGAAAATTGTGATAACATCTTTGGTGAGATGGTTTTTGAGTTTAATCTCATTAATGATACATTTCAAATTCAATTAAACAAAATAGCAACTAGCTTTGCTATTCACAATGGTGTCAAAGCTAGAGATATTGAACATATTGACCGAGAAAATAAAACAATTAAACCAAATAACTGTGTCCCATACTATCCTCTTGGAACTATTGCTCCAATTATTGAAGCCAATCGTACACTCATTGATCCATATTACCCTTCACACACACTGATTCTCTTTACTTATCAATTACCCAACGGTGCCAAAGAATTGTGGTGTTATATCGAACTGTTTAGCACCTTCCAATTCTATTCGCGTTTGAATCAGTGCTATAAAGGTGAACACATTTGGAAATCATACCAGCAAAAACTGTTTTCCGCAAAAGGTTTATCTGTGGCAGATGTTAATTGCAAGCCCAGTGATCTGCACATCCTTTGCCAGCAGTATAATATTGAATGCAAAGGAACTATTAAAGATATCCAGCGGGCTATTCTTAATGCATCTAATAAACAGAGCTATGAATTGAGCTATTGTCAAACATCAAATGATCTTATTGACAGTATTATCAATGGACTTGCTCTCAATGAAACAAAAGACATGGCTCGCCTCTTACATGCTAAAATGGAATACGACGCTATTGCAAGTAATGGTAGACCATACAATTATCTAAGAATATCGCATTTCGAAACTGTATCATCTACATTACCCGATAGTTCAGCTCACAAGTGTTTAGAAATATCTACACTTAAAGATCCTTCTATAAATCAATATGGTAAAACTAAATTTGCAGTACTTCAGGAATACATTATGAAGAAACATATAGAAGAATTAAAGCAAGGTTAA